Proteins encoded together in one Rhizobium sp. 11515TR window:
- a CDS encoding ABC transporter substrate-binding protein, with protein MTSNAISEIWYTRCPVPTPVGLAAQLGYLEDGFRSEGVTLKSIIDSPDRNIRQSHFNHTLDWSFRHGGNVPPIRARSEGRRTRLVGITWTDEFQAIITLPGTGIKTTRDLKGRRFGIARRPEGIVDFMRATALKGLISALSLEGLSINDVEIIEIALTDSVLASQEGPSLFGLKRRQAYGEEIAALLRGEVDAIYVKGTAGINVANLIGAVQVAEFGFHPDPKIRINSGSPRVLTVDDLLADERPDLVRKLIEAIFKASAWAEAHPEETRRFVARESGATEEQVLAANGPEIHRHLGLGLEPELVGAVEHYKNFLRDFGFLAGDFDIGEWVDRRHLDGFAERAVA; from the coding sequence ATGACCAGCAATGCCATTTCCGAAATCTGGTACACCCGCTGCCCCGTTCCGACCCCTGTGGGGCTTGCAGCGCAACTCGGGTATCTCGAAGACGGCTTTCGCAGCGAAGGCGTCACGCTGAAATCTATTATCGACTCTCCGGATCGCAACATCCGCCAGAGCCATTTCAACCACACGCTCGATTGGTCCTTCCGCCACGGCGGCAACGTGCCGCCCATTCGCGCGCGCTCAGAAGGCCGTCGCACGCGCCTTGTCGGCATTACATGGACGGACGAGTTTCAGGCGATCATCACGCTGCCGGGAACCGGTATCAAGACGACCAGAGATCTCAAGGGTCGCCGCTTCGGTATTGCCCGCCGCCCCGAAGGGATCGTCGACTTCATGCGTGCCACGGCGCTCAAGGGATTGATCTCGGCCCTGTCGCTTGAAGGCTTATCCATCAATGATGTCGAGATCATCGAAATCGCGCTAACCGATTCCGTGCTCGCAAGCCAGGAAGGGCCTTCGCTCTTCGGTCTCAAGCGCCGACAGGCCTACGGCGAGGAGATCGCCGCTCTCCTGCGCGGCGAAGTGGACGCGATCTACGTCAAGGGAACCGCCGGTATCAACGTCGCCAATCTCATCGGCGCGGTCCAGGTTGCCGAATTCGGTTTTCATCCCGATCCGAAAATCCGCATCAATTCCGGCTCGCCGCGCGTGCTGACCGTCGATGATCTATTGGCCGACGAGCGTCCCGATCTCGTGCGGAAACTGATCGAGGCGATTTTCAAGGCGAGCGCCTGGGCGGAGGCCCATCCGGAAGAAACACGCCGCTTCGTGGCGCGTGAATCCGGAGCGACAGAGGAGCAGGTTCTTGCCGCCAATGGGCCGGAAATCCATCGCCATCTCGGCCTGGGATTGGAACCGGAACTCGTCGGCGCCGTCGAACACTACAAGAACTTCCTGCGCGACTTCGGCTTCCTGGCCGGCGATTTCGATATTGGCGAGTGGGTGGACCGCCGCCATCTCGACGGTTTTGCCGAACGCGCCGTCGCCTGA
- a CDS encoding LLM class flavin-dependent oxidoreductase, translating into MSIQHRPGSIVGLPKFAAPTDFPDSPLSQALKQPVLLGLFLPIQAGGWTQSTLERSTDWRFDYNKALTLRAEELGFDLVFALSQWLPKGGYGGVFDGHALDSFVSTAALAGLTKKIMLISTMHVLYGPWHPLHLAKFGATLDHITGGRWGINVVTGHRAVEHEMFGWQRIEHDRRYELAAEFLEVVQRLWSDDENYSFEGESSWKLGGGYVTPKPNFGRPILVNATGSDAGIAFAGRYSDIVFITSPTGADIDSALASLPAHSKKVKDAAADVGRSVRTLLNPMVICRPTEKEAWELADRIVAHADQRSRKGFQSLDSDAHAWKGRDAQDPYRFIGGNIRVIGSPEQVVDQFVKLKAAGIDGLQLSFFDFRDDLEFFGSEVLPLMKQAGLRH; encoded by the coding sequence ATGTCCATCCAGCATCGTCCCGGCTCTATCGTGGGCCTGCCGAAATTCGCTGCGCCGACCGATTTTCCAGATAGCCCGCTGTCACAGGCACTGAAACAACCCGTTCTGCTCGGCCTCTTCCTGCCGATCCAGGCCGGCGGTTGGACTCAGTCGACGCTGGAACGCTCGACCGACTGGCGCTTCGACTACAACAAGGCGCTGACGCTGCGCGCGGAGGAACTAGGTTTCGATCTGGTGTTCGCCCTGTCGCAATGGCTTCCCAAGGGCGGCTATGGCGGCGTCTTCGACGGTCACGCACTCGACAGCTTTGTCTCGACCGCAGCACTTGCCGGCCTCACCAAGAAGATCATGCTCATCTCCACCATGCATGTTCTTTACGGGCCATGGCATCCGCTGCACCTTGCCAAGTTCGGCGCTACGCTCGATCATATCACCGGCGGCCGGTGGGGCATCAACGTCGTCACCGGGCACAGGGCCGTCGAGCACGAAATGTTCGGCTGGCAGCGCATCGAGCATGACAGGCGCTATGAGCTCGCGGCGGAATTTCTCGAGGTCGTGCAGCGGCTGTGGAGCGACGACGAGAACTACTCCTTCGAAGGCGAAAGCAGCTGGAAGCTCGGCGGCGGCTACGTGACACCGAAACCGAATTTCGGCCGCCCGATCCTGGTCAACGCCACCGGTTCGGATGCCGGCATCGCCTTTGCCGGCCGCTACTCGGATATCGTCTTCATCACCAGCCCGACCGGTGCTGACATCGACAGCGCCCTCGCCTCCCTTCCGGCTCATAGCAAGAAGGTGAAGGATGCCGCAGCCGATGTCGGACGCAGCGTGCGCACCCTGCTCAATCCGATGGTCATTTGCCGTCCGACCGAGAAGGAGGCATGGGAACTCGCCGACCGGATCGTCGCCCATGCCGACCAGCGTTCCCGTAAGGGCTTCCAGTCGCTGGATTCCGATGCCCATGCCTGGAAGGGCCGCGACGCACAGGATCCCTATCGCTTCATCGGCGGCAATATTCGCGTCATCGGTTCGCCGGAACAGGTGGTCGACCAGTTCGTCAAGCTGAAGGCGGCCGGCATCGACGGCTTGCAGCTCAGCTTCTTCGATTTCCGAGATGACCTTGAATTCTTCGGCAGCGAGGTCCTGCCGCTGATGAAACAAGCCGGCCTGCGCCACTGA
- a CDS encoding ABC transporter substrate-binding protein — protein sequence MTRLSTITRRSFLLSSAALGAIAVTGTTVHAAPSRGGTATLLLSAEPPVLTTIAHTAFNSVYVSPKVTEGLLTYDFDLNPQPLLAKQWSVSDDGLRYTFKLRDGVRWHDGKPFTADDVVFSIKTLKDVHPRGRNTFLNLVEIETPDLLTAILVLSKPAPYLITALAASESPIVPRHLYEGTKVAENLVNLAPVGTGPFKFKEWIRGSHIVYERNPDYWDQPRPYLDQLIVRFIPDAAARSIAIETGEIDLAPSTPVPLSDLDRLKGVASLAFETRGYQYSNGVSRIEFNLERPVFKDVRVRRAFAHVIDRKVIRNTINYGYGEPIPGPINPNLAKWFVADLKTYPIDLAAAEKLLDEAGHPRGSDGVRLRLNLDYVPSGEPYSRGSEYIRQALAKVGVEVTVRAQDFATYTKRIYTDRDFDFAYEGMSNLFDPTVGVQRLYWSKNFKPGVPFSNGSAYSNPKVDALLEAAAIEVDPQKRVEQWREIQEILVEDLPALDIVSQPELTIYNERIADHTLGGEGIAGSLAYAYIATA from the coding sequence ATGACCAGACTTTCTACAATTACACGCCGGAGTTTCCTGCTCTCGTCGGCAGCGCTCGGTGCGATCGCCGTAACGGGAACAACAGTCCATGCGGCTCCGTCGCGTGGCGGCACCGCAACGCTTCTGCTTTCGGCCGAGCCGCCGGTCCTGACGACGATCGCCCATACGGCCTTCAACTCGGTCTATGTCTCGCCGAAGGTGACCGAGGGGCTGCTGACCTATGATTTCGATCTCAATCCGCAGCCGTTGCTCGCCAAACAATGGTCCGTCAGCGATGACGGGCTACGCTACACCTTCAAGCTGCGCGATGGAGTCAGATGGCACGACGGCAAGCCTTTTACCGCCGATGACGTTGTCTTCTCGATCAAGACGCTCAAAGATGTCCACCCACGCGGACGCAACACCTTTCTGAACCTCGTCGAGATCGAAACACCCGATCTCCTGACGGCGATCCTGGTTCTCTCCAAGCCGGCCCCTTATCTAATTACCGCGCTCGCCGCATCGGAATCGCCAATCGTTCCCCGCCATCTCTATGAAGGCACGAAGGTCGCCGAAAATCTCGTCAATCTGGCGCCGGTCGGCACAGGCCCCTTCAAGTTCAAGGAATGGATACGCGGCAGCCACATCGTGTACGAGCGCAATCCCGATTATTGGGACCAGCCTCGTCCCTACCTCGACCAGCTGATCGTCCGCTTCATTCCCGACGCCGCCGCACGCTCAATCGCGATTGAGACCGGCGAGATCGATCTGGCGCCATCGACGCCCGTTCCGCTCAGCGATCTCGATCGCCTCAAGGGCGTGGCGAGCCTCGCCTTCGAAACAAGGGGTTATCAATATTCGAACGGCGTCAGCCGTATCGAATTCAACCTGGAAAGGCCGGTGTTCAAGGATGTTCGCGTCCGGCGGGCCTTCGCGCATGTCATCGACCGAAAGGTGATCCGCAACACCATCAACTACGGCTATGGCGAACCGATTCCCGGCCCAATCAATCCCAATCTGGCGAAATGGTTTGTCGCCGATCTCAAGACCTATCCGATCGACCTTGCCGCGGCGGAGAAGCTGCTCGACGAGGCCGGCCATCCGCGCGGTTCGGACGGTGTGCGCCTGCGCCTCAATCTTGACTATGTGCCGAGCGGCGAACCCTACAGCCGTGGCTCGGAATATATCCGCCAGGCGCTCGCCAAGGTCGGCGTCGAGGTGACAGTGCGTGCCCAAGATTTCGCCACCTACACCAAGCGCATCTACACCGATCGCGATTTCGATTTCGCCTATGAAGGAATGAGCAATCTCTTCGATCCGACGGTCGGCGTGCAACGGCTTTACTGGAGCAAGAACTTCAAGCCGGGCGTGCCCTTCTCCAACGGCTCCGCCTATAGCAATCCCAAGGTCGACGCACTTCTCGAGGCCGCCGCCATCGAAGTCGATCCCCAGAAGCGGGTCGAGCAATGGCGCGAGATCCAGGAGATTCTCGTCGAGGATCTGCCGGCGCTCGACATCGTCAGCCAGCCGGAACTGACCATCTACAACGAGCGTATTGCCGACCACACGCTCGGCGGCGAGGGCATCGCCGGCAGCCTTGCCTACGCCTACATTGCAACCGCCTGA